The Hordeum vulgare subsp. vulgare chromosome 4H, MorexV3_pseudomolecules_assembly, whole genome shotgun sequence genomic interval gaggacgtgtgaaatattttcgTTTCATCAATATTatcttgcatcctatcaagcattttcctcaggtctccagcaaattcttcagatgatgattttcatctggagacctatcctgcagaagtgattagttcaatttcttcaccacccacatctgaaggggtggtaaagagttcatcatcctgcgagcaccatatgagaaggggggcattgaagctaatgcacttctcttcacagtagggcggttagagtactcaaatgaataggcagagaagttctttgaggatttatgaacataaagatttgaggaataatgctcatattcatatcccttgtaatttccctgcataccagtagcattagcacgagtacgggcatagttttgaccagttgaggattttgatcctcttgaagactttggtcctcctggtgaatttgatctggggttcagattcttcataggtggtgtcatgaggacattcacctgaagatttacaaggcaacttttggggacccggattttcctcaggggtggtccattcctgcagttagttccaacatatcgagcaaatacttcaccagatttatttttgaacagtttatagttggagtcaaatgactcatctaaggaataggataattcacatgcaaagcctattagattggatggatcaataggaggccctttagcagcaacccatgaggttttggggtactgctcaggtttccagtatgatccatcagcattcaatttcctctcaaaggcaattccttctttcctcgggttcccgttcaaaatctgctttttgagcacatcgcaaagggtttggtgccctttgagacttttgtacatgcctgtcacatacaattccttcagccctgcatttttgtcagtgacatttgtggtttcctcaagtgaggaatttgataccacatgagcagttgaagaatttgtagcaatagaagcatttgatgattttggtgaggaattggcagtttcacatttgatgcatttaagacatggaggaatgaatttaacctgagcggcactgatctgttgagcgagtaatgaatcattttccatacgaagatcatcatgagacatcctcaacttctcaagatcaagtttcctttgaagaaattcataggaaagtttctcatgatcagcgaggagtgtgccatgacgatcttgaagattattaaATCTGGActcaagacttttcatatcttcagtgaggatttgggtaagattcatttcatcattcaacaggtcatcgcttctgtctagcagtatctgaagcttttcaagggcagtttgtgGTTTGGTTGCAACGATAGCAAGTttattgtaactgggttttttataatcatcgggttcacagtcactttaatcagaggaggaagcatcattcggtacctttgaacctttttccatgaagcaataggttggagcgaagtcatccgcatagtcatcagtgtggatgacgTTGTCGTTTtcctcaaggttgaagattgacttgctgacgaatgtggtagctagtgcaagactagcctgtccagattctgagtcttctttagaaccctcctcttcatcacattccttagattctttccgagaatccatttccttgccaataagtgcccgagcctttctgaaacttgtcttcttgtgcgatgaggactttgaggatgaagattttgaatatttcttatttttcttcgagtcatcagaactttcatcctagtatttcttcttctttgattccttcacccaacgaggacaatcagcaatgtagtgaccagatttcttgcatttgtggcaggttcttttcttgtagtcctcaaatgaagattctgatttcctcatatctcttcttgaaatttaccaaactggccacgtcttgtaaacttctggaatttcctcacgagtattgcaagctcttgtccaagttcttcaggatcaccaatgcttcaattcgagtcttcttcttcagatgagggaattgctttggccttcagtgcacgaggtctagaatagattggtccatatagatctctcttctcttcttgttggaattcatgagtattgagtctttcgagtatatcagcaggatcaagcatcttgtagtctggactttcttgaatcatcagaaccaaagtatcaaatgaagaatccaaagatcttagcagtttcttcaccacttcatggtcagtaatgtctcgagctcccagtgcttgcagttcatttgatatgttagtaaggcgatcaaaggtatcttggcagttttcattgtcaagcctcttgaagcgattgaagagattgcgaagaacatcaacacgagagtcacgctgagttgatactccttcatttactttggacagcctttccagattagttttgctgagcccaaagcactcactctgacatactgatctttgctcagatggccacaaatgatattcttcgcttgagaatcgagttgcttgaatttattcacatcagcggcagagacagtagcagtgatgaggGGAACACCATGtttcacaatataccagagatcattgtcagtagcttgtagatgcatctgcatcttggtcttccagaagggaaagtcctttccttcgaaagtaggacatcatgTAGTAACGTTGATCAtgcgtgcagtcgacataactaaaactccaggtggttaaaccaaaatcacacagaacaagggagtaccttgctctgataccaattgaaagtgcgttatatcgactagaggggatgaataggagatttttagaatttcatcattgaggaaattccttttgaggaaatttcacACTGAtggctaacttgcagcggaaacagcaaaggatcaggtgtgcaaagtatcactacagcagttttcaagatgaggaatatgaaaaacagtttgcacagtacgcacgcacacagaaagcaggtgaggattaactcgcgtgaagaatttgaggttgaggaatttcagagaaagtcttcagcaaattcttagaacagtgacaatgaaaatcttcaacatacaatattgaggaattgaaagagttgaagaaatagaacccgtatcatagtgaagacaatggttgatgacctagttccaactgttgtgacagttgtacgtctggtttgaagcgacttggtattgaaaccaaatgacacacagtcccgggacacagtccctaccgtattcttcttgagctaaggacacacagtcctcgcccaacactcgtggtaagtcttcagggcagacttccaaaccctcacaaacttggtcacccggcgatccacaattgactgctggattgctctagaccatgacgcctaaccgtctcgaggatgcacagtcctcaaaggtaaaaggctttagccccacacatgaacaaattcttcagtgatgctcaatcacttggtttttggtttttggtttggtgtttggggtatttcctcactcatgatttgCTCTCGAactctctgaggaatttgggttgatctaaatgactagtgtcagtttcttgcggagcaaccaaccagctaatggttgtggggcggctatttatagcctgggagcataccgacatgatttgacattaatgcccttaaataatatgatcgttggtgtggataagatcggtgatgtggcgtgaattgcggcaacggtcgggaccctcaactgtgagagtcctcatgtctctcttattcctcacttgaggcttttggtaggattaggcttgggttgagcatcataaggaaattcattccgaagtgttacctcgaccccctttaacagtacggtgttcctatgactcaagagtgaagaaaatgaaacagaaagaataaatcttcacgcttcaaagtcttcggatcgtttttcttcacgatacaccgaattcctcatcttcaatatcttcatgaagaatatcaatttcatcgtaatttcttcgcgatcaaaatcttcaacagaagaccagtttcttcagccgaagatatacatttttaggggtcgatattcatcgtatatttcaaactcctcagcgatttatagatcctgtgtacactcatgaacgcattagatacttaacatacaagtcttcaaaccaccaaaatcactaagggacactaAATGCACTTACATATAAGCATGCTATAAACGGACGCAGATTTTTGGCTCTGTGTAGCATATGCTCCCTAATGTATAGTAAAAACAAGAGAAATAGTAAATAAATTCTAATAATTCTTTAAAAAATATAGATGTTCATATTAGTGTGGCAAATGTACTTGTCAATTTCATGTCATATGGGATAGCGGTGCTTCGTCGGTGAAAAAAGTAAAATTAAGTGTAAAATTTGAAGGTAATAGTTGGCATTCGAtttattttttatacatgtcaaaATGCTTAAGTTTTTCACCTGAAAATTTGCACATATCATTTGGATGTGACAACAAACACATATGTTCTTTAAAAAAATAACATTTGCGAAATTCATTTTTGACAACAAACACATATGTTCTTTAAGAAAAATAACATTTGCGAAATTCATTTTTGACACGCAGGCTCTCTAGAGCCAAATTGAATATCTGGTTATAAGCTCATTATTGTACTTGAACTTATGTTTacaaactagcaaaagggcccatgcgttgcaacgggagaaagaaataacacacagcacacgctcttaatttataaaaaatatctataatttgagaatttatagttacgatacaaataaagatggtcttatcctacaaaaatgcagtttaaaatttcacgggtcttctattttaacacggcttgcatgtagatttaatacgtacaaagaatcagtcaagtgaccttcagtttcatctctaatcctgattttgttgacgtgttcatccccaacccggatgagtaccggtatgaaagaaagacgaaacttatttattaagattgcaccctagatagtatttttattaaacatttaacagataaaataatatcatatttaaattctacatatttttctaatcaaattccatgtataatatgttaaatttggagttacggtttaaaagatatgagtatttaaaaaaatatttaatatatactacgagtttaatgtcataaacagtaagtgcttttttgtaaaatcatctcggtgggttttccgacggaagcgatagcctctttattattaactagcaaaagggcccgtgcgttgcaacgggagaaaaaaataccacacgtttttaatctttttataattatttttcatttactaaataataagctaactaactaatgtagtcagtcctatcctattttgttgagaaatcaacccgtccatggtTAAttacaccatgatgagaaattgagcgggacaagcaaagcaaaacaaagcggctacgtgaattgatcaatggactgttatcttatttcactcatggggtagagaatgtgggatcagatgacaaactgaaggtggtgttccattctctgtctcaacatcaatacaatcttacattcaatatattcattcatcagcaaacaaatccccacaaaacaaaatttcttgcccgtgcttggaggcatggggaggggatctcaccagatgatgagttcctgccggaggaggggatacgatgagggagcAAGGATTagacgcctctatctggccataaggagtcgctgttgccgcgccataaccacggagttccccgtgtgagccatggaggcccgcctccaccttcaagtacttcgctccgccgcgccttatccgcgcgccgccgccgttctgcatcgagcagacgcatcatccccactcactgtagctgtcgcgttgatttgatccagaagctgtgctcgaggccgaaacgggggcagcaagcgggcagaggtacggccgcagaggcgggtgggttgagatcgacaacaatggtgattgaggtcggccgcggcggcgagtggtgtggcagcggcctgggcacaggccagggtggaccagggtcgacgcgatgcgctcgagcgccctaACGGGGGCAATGAGccaggagaggtacggccgcgaagGCGGGTTGGTTGAGATCGGCAGTGGTGGCGGTTGagatcggccgcggcggcgagtggtgtggcggcggcctgggcacaagccagggtggcccagggtcgacgggaggagacgATGCGTACGGATATAATTTTTGCTgcaaatcgttttttcctttcgcgttgcagataaatgatgaagcgtgggttgaataacaaaaaatataggagcttttttataaaaatgcggtGGTggattttccgacggaagcaatagccgctttattattaggtatagattaggTAAAGAAATCTTTCCTTGACTTGGCAAACGATTTGATGGCATTTTGAAGCTCGAGCTGGAGCTATGAGGATCTGTTCAGACTTGCAGCAACGATGTCATTTTTATTTGACTGCGGCCGCCCTAAGGGACACATCacgacaacattcgataacctggGAACGGTAGCTACCAAGTTCAATTCAATTTGTTTTGTCCAGTCTTCCAAATTTAGAAGATTGTTCCCAACTCAACTCAACAAGTATATTCTGTATCCAACGAGGTAGCTCAGCTATAAACCACATGTCACGACGGTAAACATACTATACCAAAGTCTACGACCAACCATACACCAGACTGACTAATTTGATGGGGCAGAAATCCATGAATGTAATTATTGGGCAACAATGAAAAATCAACCATCACAATATAGATGGAGGAAATCGCTCCGCTTGCTGCACTAGTATCCATAGCCGGGATGGTAGGAGCCGCCACCATAGCCTCCGCCGTTGTGAGGAGCAGGCCCTGCACCTGCACCTGTGGGAGGAGCCCCGTATGGTGGTGGCGGGTAAGAGCCGTAACCCGAATCGACTGGCGGAGCAGGTGGGTTGGAAGCCGGTAGCCGGGTTTGTGGAGCGGCTTCCGCCATGAAATTCTGCAGGCAAGCAACGGCCATGAGCAACAGGTTAAGGAAGACCCACATCATGTCCAATCCGGACAAATATAGAAGCACGTTTTGAAGTGTATTTATAATCCATACAAAGATAGATCCAACATATACATAAATAACAACAATCTGAAGTGTGTCCCTCTATTTTCGTAGTTCTTGCCATGAAGCTACTCTTTGCAATGAGGCCAAAAGGAGGCCGATGTTTTGTTGTTACACATAAGCAAAATACGTGCTTTTGCTGTGGAATGATAAGTAGAAAAGAGAGATTTGCTACGAAAAGAAGTTTCTACATTTTGACGCCACACTATGCCCTCTTTCTCATCTTATTAAAGCTAAGGAAAACACGTTTCTTTTTCGACATCATCCAAAACCCCTATCGAATGTTGTTTTGCTAAATGTTATCAACATCCAAAAGTTGTCGTGGTAAGTTATCGATAAGCATACATAAATGGAAGTACTTCACCAAGCATGGCATTGGCATGCTGCTAATATTTTAACAACATCTCCTAGTAATCAACTACAACCTAATTCCGGTTGCATTCAGCACATTTCATATATCTATAACATGGTTTAACAATGAAACAGATTAATTAGCCGACCACGGTCTTTAGAATGCACGAGTACAAATATGCATGGTGCACTTCCAAAATGGATTCAAAAATAAGAATCGCAGAAATatcaaagaaaattaaatgagtCGAGTATCAATCATGAGTAATTTTGGAGAATACAAGTGCAGGTAAGCAATAGGTTAGTGGTTGGGTAGAAAACAGACCTGGATCAGTTGCTGGGCAGTTTGAACTTGGGATGCACTTCCAATTATCTCCACAGTCATCTCTCCAGGTGCACCTCTGCTTTCTTGAATAGTTACTGCTGCACCACTCTGCCTACGGATATAGCTGATACTGGCACCGGCCGCCCCAATCACAGCATCAGCATAGGAGAGAGGAATTTGCATGTTATGTACCTTTTGAGGAGTATACACAAGAAATCAGTATGTACCTCCCATATCAGGAGGCATCATTCAAAAGCAACCCACCATCCTAAGGTCAAATGCAGGTGTACAACACAACTAACCTGAGAGGCCACATGCAGCGGTGGTTGATTGCCTGAAGTACCACTTGGTGGTGCCTCACGTCCATATGCAGAAATGCCATAGTGCGGCTGCTTTTCCATAGGCGGCACATCTGGACGGGGATAATAGTTGTCTTGTGGCCTTGGAGGCATGAACTGTGGATTTCCACCATAACCTGGACCAACAGGAGGGAGGTTTGGAGGAGGAAGCCACGGTTGAGTAGGCGTCCAATGCTGTGGGGCTGTCATGGGCTGCTCTCTTTGCACACTGTGCATTTTCATCTGTAGACATGGAAATTTACAGTCGTAAATGCTGCGTCCAAGAAACTTATTATTGACAGGAACATAGGGTGCCAAAACGACTTACTTGCTGTTCAAATAGTGGGAGAATGCTGTGGTCAACAAGAAATTTTCTCAAGTGATTTGCTATCAACTCCACTGCTTTGTGGACACCAAGAGGCTCGCCTTGTATCTCCACAACTCTATCGTCATTCAGTGCAACAGGGGGCACATTTtctaataaaaaaaatagaatgtTATATAGCATAATAATGCTGACGCTATCTAGCATCTTCTCTGAATGTATCAAATTATTCCATGCGGTTTTCAAGTTTATTAGTTCCATACTTGCAGTTCACCAATGATGAATATCAACATCCCAGTTTAGACAACCAACCGAACTCCAAACATTTGAAAATGCTAAAAGCTACAATATTAAGTAGCTGAGAACattgaaaaatgagaagaaaagttCAGAATCTTGCATGCAGTATAATAAGCTGTTCTGCAAACCTATCAGCAAAAGGAAGGTTCAAGTTCCCAAATCCTATGAGATAGCAGAAATACCAGATCTGGGTTGTTTTAAAGACAATTAGGTTAATGTTTGGTTTGTGCCATCTCACCCCCTAGGCCCGTACCAATTTTCGCCAACAAGGCTAGCCACAAATTTTGGTAGAGTGATTCCTTGGCCCTTAGGGGGCACTACTTTTCATAGGCAACCAACCAAATGAAGGCCAAGATATTATAGGCTGCCAAAATTTTggaacagcacatatacatacacTCAGTATGTGGTCTCCACCCCGAACTACAAAATCAGATATTTTGTGCCCAGACAGTAGCCCTATAgtttgtatatatatatttgcATTTTTATGATGGGGATTTGTAAGTCAATTCATCATATTAATATAGTAAATGCAGCTCTCCTGCATGGTTCGAAAAACAAATTCATGTCAGCATATCCAAGCTTACCGGGAAGCTACATCAACAAAACTAATCAATCACCATGGTAGTTTTGGGTGAGGGGTCGATCCCCCCCGATTTTCTATGACCGGTGTCAAATAAATGGTTTCGGAGTTAACAGTTGATTCCTGAGCAGGCCAGGTTCCTCAGTACCAGAATGGTTTGTGCCCCAGGCATGGAGCACATAGCATTCATATTGAAGGAGCAAATGAGGCACGTGCACCTATGTGGGCCATCGTATATACACTGAGATAAGTATCACCATTTTCTCATATTTTGATCAGCGTGTAACAGTCACAAGACAAGGCATAAACTCGATGACCAATATATATAAAGCATACGCATATATCGTAAAGAGAGAATCTAATACGTGAAACATAAAAATGCAAAAGCCTTACCAACAATCCGTACAACTGACTTTGAAGAATCTTGTATCGATTTAATGGTTGCTCCTTGCTTCCCAATAAGGCTGCCAGCTTGGGAAGCTGGCACCAGCAGTCGTGTTGGTCCTACATTACTAGCACCCCGTTGGGGCTGACCAAATTCACCATCTGAACCATCAGTTATCCTCTTATGAATTCTAAGTAAGCCATCCATAGCTGGAGATATCGGTTCATCTGGCTCATCCTTTGCTGAAATTATGACCTTTAAATAAGAGAATCAACATTGTTCACTAAATTAGTACTATAAACACTTAAGGATAGCTGTTAGAAGAGCACATTATGAAATTACATAATGCATTGTTACTTAGAAACAAATAACTGGACCCAGATGAACTCAGTGAATGGGGTTGCACATGCATAACCTAAGTAAGAATGTAACTTGGTAAGTACCATAACTATGTTTTGCTAGATCAATATCGCTTCTTTAATTTCCAAACTTTTCTCGATGTGTTTAGCATTGCTAACACGAGGGATCTATGAAATCACACAGGAGTATTTAGTTAATAGTATCTCTACACATCTTCTATCTTCTATATCTACCTAGCTAGCCCCCACTAACCATTTCTCTCAACATGCAAGCATGCCACCTCAGCCTTCAAGATGCATTGGAAAAGGTCCACCTCAACATGCAGCCATGCATAAGAAAAAAAAGGCACCTCAACATGCAAACATGCATGAGAATTTCAATTATATTTTGATATTTATATTATACAATAATCAAACACAATGAATCATGtgtattttctgttttagttctcATATTATTACTTCAAATATTCATGTTCCTCACAACCAATTCTCACTGAAATACATTGCAAAATATTCCCACAAAACAGCGGTGTATCATCTAGTAAATTTAACAATCAGAACCTGATTTTTATATTAAGAGTCAAAATAAGGAGCCCAATTAAGGAAGTCAAAAGGTGTACATTTTCTTAAGAGGTGGATAATAATGCTCCTGACTATCATCAGATGGATCTCCTACTGCAGCTCAGTTTCATTTAAGTTATATCGGAGATGGTAAACATTAGCAGTCAGCAGCTCAGTGCATAGCAGCAGATGAAATCTGACACTGAGATGGATCCACAAACAAGAACATCAAAAAGTTCGCCATAACAGTCCCTCCTACACATATAGTCAAATGTAGAACAATGTTCAGCAAGCATGGCTGATCAATAGATTGCCATTTTTTGTTATGGTTAACATGCTTTACAAAATTCAACATCCATCACAATGGGAGTTCTTATCTTCTTAACATTTTCAAGGGTCGAATTTTTCTGTGTCTCCTATCCAATAGATCCTTAAAGCCCTCTGAAGAAAGAATAATGATATTTTGTTATCTTTTCATGTGGGTTAAGAGCATGACTCCACTGAGCAAAACACTCAGGCTCATACCATCCACTTGTTGATAATTTAAATACCCATACCATGACACTTCACTGAGCAAAACACTCAAGCTAATTCCAGAAGGGCGCAAAAAGAGGATGCGGATGTAGCATTTTATTTTCAAATGCATGCGAACTTTCTACTTTCATCTGATGAAAAATTAACATCAAATTCATCATGTAGTCTCATTTTAAAGTATGCGGTATGTTTTATGTTCACTTATAGAAGTGTATCTGGTGTACATGTTTGTCATTTTAATGCATATTTGGCCGTTTGTCTTCATTGGAAAAATACTGGTCATCCAATCAGGCAGGAAACCTTGCCCCAGTGATCTCCTTTCAGTTCAAAAATCAAACAGGTCGCGAAATTACCAGATAATATATGGAGCATCTTGAAAGGAATCTTCATCCCAGACTCAAAGGACCTAGATCGCAGCAGAGGAGCACAGAACTGAACTTTCAGACCCATGTCTTTTGGAGACGTGGTTTGATTTGGGTCTTTAGACTGCAGTCAACCTGCAAACATTCACTTGTGTTATCATAATCAAAGCCATTCAATTTGGGACTTTGATGAAAGGTATATTTTGATTCATATTAGTTTTAGAGGCACTCTTTTTGTCTTTGGTGAACTTTACCATCTCGTACTTTTGAGTTTCATTTCAGAAACTGAAAATGTTTTTATGTTGACTTTTCATCAAGTTAATAAACTGGGGTTTAGGAAGCAAGGATAGCCGCAACTAGGCATTTTGGCAATAATAGAACATATTGGGCAATGAATTAGTGATACAACTGATATATCTCTAGTGTTTGATGAACCAATTGATAATTCTGGTATTTGGTTAGTCAAGTGACACCTTAGTGTATCATTAAAACTGCATCATGCAGGAGATGCTGCTAGAATGAACAACGTACACAGCTTGGATGTGGCTTCTTTTCTACAGAAGTTTTCAGAATAGTGATCTGCCACCAAGGAAAAAGCACCTCCATGGCATCATGGATGGTACATTTGCTTGATTGTATGATCAATCTTTTTCAGTTATACCCCATTCCATGAATGGCAACTTGAAAATATTAGAACAGAAAAAAAATAGCATCAATTGTACTGATACATTCCCAACCAATACTAGGATGGTATTTATGTTCCATTGATTGAAGCTATATCCAATACTGATTAAAGATCTTAGTTTTGTTGACTGGAAAACTATTCCAAAATTACTTTGGGGGAGACCATTTTAAACACAGAACTGATAACTGATGTTGAGTTATCTTTGGCTGAAGTAGTTTCCTGCAGATTATACAGCAAACTAACTGCTGACCTATACAAGGAAACAGAGTGCTAAGATTTACCAGGGGTTCAAAAAGAAAAGGATATCCAAAATGTGAAATCAACTGATGTCCCTAAAAGGTATAGCTATTTGCACCCTGACAAAAGGGGTATTTCTAATTTGCTAGGCCATAATGTTATATGTTTTTATTTGCATGTGCTAAAAACTATGCGATCAATATCTATGCAGAACAGTTAGCAATTCATTTTTTTTTAATGTAAGCTGGTACTTGGTCTTAAAACCAGTAACCAGTGTGTGTATGTTGTTCTGCATCAAACACATCTGACCTTTATAGTTTGCAGAGATGCAGAACAAGAAATGATGCTTGCTTCCATTATTTTCATTGTTATAGAAATTTGCTAAAATATCGTGGATGATCCAAGTAATACAACATTCAAATCTCAAACTAATTAAGGACATGCTAATGGTTAAATGAGAATTAAGTTTCTATTAAGCAGAAAAGAAGGTCTTGCTCAAAACAACTAGCTCAATCAACAGCTGTATTTTAGTTTCTGCAAGGCATGTTCATTGTTGAACAAACAATTTCTCTTTATATCCCATGTTCAGATAAAACTTAAGTGCTTAAGGCCTCCTTTGGTTCCTAGGATAGGAATAGGAATAGGGAAGTCATAGGAAATGAGATGGCATGTATCTCAACTCCTACAACAAAAGAGTTGGCATTTGGTTCATAGGATAGGACTTTTTCCATTAGGTCTTAGATAAAAAATAATCCTTTGAAATGTGAAGGATAGGAACTAATCCTAGTACATAGGAATAGGAATCCATTCCTACAAACCAAAGGGGTCAAAAGGAAACTCCCTATAGGAATCATATAGATAAAATTCCTACAAATTTCCTGTAACCAAAGGAGGAATAAGGTACCAAGCAACTACCAGCGCAACTACAAATTTCCTTAAGTCAACGAGCATCAAGCAAACAACGCTGCACTGAGCACACCAAACAACTTCCAGCACAAAATGACTAACGTACTAAGCAAACTGTTAGGTTGGGGAACCATTCCAAATGTATCTTATGGGGCAGAGTGGCAGGGAAACTGGGTATTAGTGTACACAAGTCAGTATACGAATTTGCCAGCTCATAATAAATCacaacatc includes:
- the LOC123447724 gene encoding flowering locus K homology domain-like isoform X2, with the protein product MVDWTWNPVAVCLKIMDEENFTEHGIDELPQNLYDQERLNSYDNTEQYNEEPGNPYNEEEPANQYEGAGNAYNEVQANLLSEEPETQYNDEPVSPCQEENAYNGQVKQQESLQVEGEDKRWPGWPGDSVFRILVPAQKVGAIIGRKGEFIKKMCEQSKARIKILDGPPGVTERAVIISAKDEPDEPISPAMDGLLRIHKRITDGSDGEFGQPQRGASNVGPTRLLVPASQAGSLIGKQGATIKSIQDSSKSVVRIVENVPPVALNDDRVVEIQGEPLGVHKAVELIANHLRKFLVDHSILPLFEQQMKMHSVQREQPMTAPQHWTPTQPWLPPPNLPPVGPGYGGNPQFMPPRPQDNYYPRPDVPPMEKQPHYGISAYGREAPPSGTSGNQPPLHVASQVHNMQIPLSYADAVIGAAGASISYIRRQSGAAVTIQESRGAPGEMTVEIIGSASQVQTAQQLIQNFMAEAAPQTRLPASNPPAPPVDSGYGSYPPPPYGAPPTGAGAGPAPHNGGGYGGGSYHPGYGY
- the LOC123447724 gene encoding flowering locus K homology domain-like isoform X1, which codes for MDRGRLSVRVLDESRYRDKALHHLHELPSPLPHTPNPLPSSSLPLLLRPSPASAASSPHPPPAAASSPPLPLPLCQKIMDEENFTEHGIDELPQNLYDQERLNSYDNTEQYNEEPGNPYNEEEPANQYEGAGNAYNEVQANLLSEEPETQYNDEPVSPCQEENAYNGQVKQQESLQVEGEDKRWPGWPGDSVFRILVPAQKVGAIIGRKGEFIKKMCEQSKARIKILDGPPGVTERAVIISAKDEPDEPISPAMDGLLRIHKRITDGSDGEFGQPQRGASNVGPTRLLVPASQAGSLIGKQGATIKSIQDSSKSVVRIVENVPPVALNDDRVVEIQGEPLGVHKAVELIANHLRKFLVDHSILPLFEQQMKMHSVQREQPMTAPQHWTPTQPWLPPPNLPPVGPGYGGNPQFMPPRPQDNYYPRPDVPPMEKQPHYGISAYGREAPPSGTSGNQPPLHVASQVHNMQIPLSYADAVIGAAGASISYIRRQSGAAVTIQESRGAPGEMTVEIIGSASQVQTAQQLIQNFMAEAAPQTRLPASNPPAPPVDSGYGSYPPPPYGAPPTGAGAGPAPHNGGGYGGGSYHPGYGY